A region from the Oceanidesulfovibrio marinus genome encodes:
- a CDS encoding cache domain-containing protein — translation MTPSEQPSPPSRASRRHDSFFSSFKHVYSNLRIRTKFFLGAGALIVLGAVVGWRLTFPLMEDMVQRQAVAELENSVTLLANMVDTSLKMSIKNRLRGIAEKNREIAAHFQVQAASGAMTLKEAKERVAEIFSSQRIGKTGYLYVIDSKGEVLFHPKSAVSGENFSHFAFIRDQMMRRMGYVEYMWRNPGETVPRAKALYMTYFEPWDWIISVSTYREEFASLISAQDFREDILALRFGASGYALLLDDKATLLIHPKISASEFSALTSSSNMSVIEKITENASGSFRYMWKNPGEEEARQKIMFYRTLPLLNWHVAATAYLEEYQAPLANLRTILLLGAVPFLAVMLLVTAAISGSITRPLREIMQAVASGSRGDLSVRIHRKSGDEAGQLAHYFNLFMSRMQDYERDLRNEMDERMTAVRALEKGEKRYRMLFESMQDGFAMFELVPVASDMPGPLTGSGTDFRILEINPAFAQQTALSPARDTGKRLSEVADTLSPYWLRLYRRLASCEMPARFGDYSPELGRFFHVTAYRPEVDVLAVLVADVTEAKTAEEEMRRARNYVRSMIDSMPSVIFSVDRRGMITQWNAAAERLTGKNRDNALGQHFTTQWSLLRENADLVESALQNHESTSRSAIEEHTGDEQHFYEMLVYPLLISDVEGAVVRVDEVTQRIRMQEMLAQSEKMLSVGGLAAGMAHEINNPLGGIIQGVQNVRRRLVDDLPANLRAAEVCNLDREALACYLEDRGILGFIESIRESGDRASRIVRNMLEFSRTPQAVRELASVHELIEKALSLASSDYDLKKRRSFNSITIERSYDERVGEAPCSPSEIEQVLLNLFKNAAQALFSEVSTSFKTPRITLRTKLEDDAVRIEVADNGPGMDRTTSQRIFEPFFTTKDVGEGTGLGLSVSYFIIVQNHGGELYVESSPGHGATFVIRLPLTAGKRLHP, via the coding sequence ATGACCCCATCCGAGCAGCCCTCGCCCCCGAGCCGCGCGTCCCGACGCCACGACAGTTTTTTCTCCAGTTTCAAGCACGTCTACTCAAATCTCCGCATCCGCACCAAGTTCTTCCTGGGCGCAGGAGCGCTCATCGTCCTTGGCGCGGTCGTTGGCTGGCGGCTCACCTTCCCGCTGATGGAGGATATGGTGCAGCGCCAGGCAGTGGCCGAGCTTGAGAACTCCGTCACCCTGCTGGCCAACATGGTGGACACCTCGCTCAAAATGTCCATCAAGAACCGGTTGCGCGGCATAGCCGAGAAAAACAGGGAGATCGCGGCGCATTTTCAGGTCCAGGCCGCCAGCGGCGCGATGACTCTGAAGGAAGCGAAAGAGCGCGTCGCCGAGATATTCTCGTCCCAACGTATCGGCAAGACCGGCTACCTCTACGTCATCGACTCGAAAGGCGAGGTGCTATTCCATCCCAAGTCAGCCGTTTCCGGCGAGAACTTCTCGCATTTCGCCTTCATCCGCGACCAGATGATGCGCCGCATGGGCTATGTGGAGTACATGTGGCGCAACCCCGGAGAAACGGTCCCCCGCGCCAAGGCGCTGTACATGACGTACTTCGAGCCCTGGGACTGGATCATATCCGTCTCCACCTACCGCGAAGAGTTCGCCTCACTCATCTCGGCCCAGGACTTCCGCGAGGACATACTTGCCCTGCGCTTCGGCGCAAGCGGCTATGCGCTGCTGCTGGACGACAAGGCCACCCTGCTCATCCATCCGAAAATCTCGGCCTCCGAGTTCTCCGCGCTCACCTCCAGCAGCAACATGTCCGTAATCGAAAAGATCACGGAAAACGCATCCGGCTCCTTCCGCTACATGTGGAAGAACCCCGGCGAGGAAGAAGCCCGTCAGAAGATCATGTTCTACCGCACCCTGCCTCTTCTGAACTGGCACGTGGCCGCCACTGCCTACCTGGAGGAGTATCAGGCCCCCCTCGCCAACCTCCGCACCATACTGCTCCTGGGCGCGGTGCCGTTCCTGGCGGTGATGCTGCTGGTCACGGCGGCCATTTCAGGCTCCATCACCAGGCCGCTGCGCGAGATCATGCAGGCCGTGGCCTCGGGCAGCCGCGGCGATCTCTCCGTGCGCATCCATCGCAAGTCCGGGGACGAGGCCGGGCAGCTGGCCCACTACTTCAACCTGTTCATGTCGCGCATGCAGGACTACGAGCGCGATCTACGTAATGAGATGGACGAGCGCATGACCGCCGTCCGCGCCCTGGAAAAGGGCGAGAAGCGCTACCGCATGCTCTTCGAGTCCATGCAGGACGGCTTCGCCATGTTCGAGCTGGTTCCGGTTGCATCGGACATGCCTGGCCCGCTGACCGGCTCCGGCACGGACTTTCGCATTCTGGAGATAAACCCGGCCTTTGCCCAGCAGACGGCGCTGTCCCCGGCGCGGGATACGGGAAAACGGCTGTCCGAGGTGGCGGACACCTTGTCACCGTACTGGCTCCGGCTTTACCGCCGCCTGGCCTCCTGCGAAATGCCGGCGCGTTTCGGCGACTACTCTCCGGAGCTCGGCCGCTTCTTCCATGTCACAGCCTATCGACCCGAGGTGGACGTGCTCGCCGTGCTCGTGGCCGACGTGACCGAGGCCAAAACCGCAGAGGAGGAGATGCGCCGCGCAAGGAACTATGTGCGCTCGATGATCGACTCCATGCCCTCGGTCATCTTCTCCGTGGACCGCCGCGGCATGATCACCCAATGGAACGCCGCGGCGGAGCGCCTGACCGGCAAGAACCGCGACAACGCCCTGGGCCAGCACTTCACCACACAGTGGAGCCTGTTGCGGGAAAACGCCGATCTGGTGGAAAGCGCCCTGCAAAATCACGAGTCCACCTCAAGAAGCGCCATCGAAGAGCACACCGGAGACGAGCAGCATTTCTACGAGATGCTCGTCTACCCGTTGCTTATCTCGGATGTGGAAGGCGCCGTGGTGCGCGTGGACGAGGTAACCCAGCGCATCCGCATGCAGGAGATGCTGGCCCAGTCCGAGAAGATGCTTTCCGTGGGTGGTCTGGCCGCCGGCATGGCCCACGAGATAAACAACCCGCTGGGCGGCATCATCCAGGGCGTGCAGAACGTGCGCCGCAGGCTGGTGGACGACCTGCCGGCGAACCTCCGCGCGGCCGAGGTGTGCAACCTGGATCGCGAGGCCTTGGCCTGTTACCTGGAAGATCGCGGCATCCTCGGCTTCATCGAGAGCATCCGCGAGTCCGGCGATCGCGCCTCCAGGATTGTGCGGAACATGCTGGAGTTCAGCCGCACGCCACAGGCCGTGCGCGAGCTCGCCTCCGTGCACGAGCTCATCGAAAAAGCCCTGTCCCTGGCCTCCAGCGACTACGACCTCAAAAAACGCCGCAGCTTCAACTCCATCACCATCGAACGCTCTTACGACGAACGCGTGGGCGAGGCGCCCTGCTCCCCCTCCGAGATTGAGCAGGTTCTCCTCAACCTCTTCAAAAACGCGGCCCAGGCGCTCTTCTCCGAGGTGAGCACCAGTTTCAAAACGCCGCGCATCACCCTGCGCACAAAGCTGGAGGACGACGCCGTGCGCATCGAGGTGGCGGACAACGGACCGGGCATGGACCGAACCACCAGCCAGCGCATCTTCGAGCCATTCTTCACCACCAAGGACGTGGGCGAAGGCACGGGCCTCGGCCTCTCGGTTTCCTACTTCATCATCGTGCAGAACCACGGCGGCGAGCTTTACGTGGAATCCAGCCCCGGCCACGGCGCCACATTTGTCATCCGTCTGCCACTCACGGCTGGCAAGCGCCTGCATCCTTGA
- a CDS encoding MltA domain-containing protein yields the protein MRLFAVILAVVSLSSSGCALFGYRLPDEPPGLVSDSRALELVRSVTPAQQGFAAWRDYIPAYEASLKYALRKPPTETCFSRPWLRLTWGQLALTLQDLIATLPYADANPDILAARFAWFRIQPGTLLTGYYEPLLRCSLTPRPDYPYPLYALPPEAAQGAPMPSRDQIDHGGALAGRGLEIAWCDNPTDVFFLHVQGSGRMVLPDGSFRNVLYAGTNKQPYASVGRVLVNEGWASKDEMSMQKIRELFAAHPERVRGWLAQNPKYIFFRLADDGPIGSMGAKLTPYVSVASDRSFIPSGLPMALVARLPEAPGLEPVVLHGMITAQDTGTMDGNHLDLFTGYGEEAAARAGTMRDRAAVYVPISRRALGL from the coding sequence ATGCGCCTCTTCGCCGTGATCCTGGCCGTTGTCTCCCTGTCCTCTTCCGGATGCGCTCTCTTCGGTTACCGCCTGCCCGATGAGCCGCCCGGCCTCGTCTCCGACTCCCGCGCCCTGGAGCTGGTCCGCTCCGTGACTCCGGCGCAGCAGGGATTCGCCGCGTGGCGGGACTACATTCCGGCCTACGAGGCCAGCCTGAAGTACGCGCTCAGAAAGCCGCCCACGGAAACGTGCTTCTCACGGCCGTGGCTGCGGCTCACCTGGGGCCAGCTCGCCCTCACGCTGCAGGACCTCATCGCTACGCTGCCCTATGCCGACGCCAATCCGGACATCCTTGCCGCGCGCTTCGCCTGGTTCCGCATCCAGCCCGGCACACTGCTCACCGGCTACTACGAGCCGCTGCTGCGCTGCTCGCTCACACCGCGTCCCGATTACCCGTATCCTTTGTATGCGCTGCCGCCCGAGGCGGCACAAGGCGCGCCCATGCCCTCCCGCGACCAGATCGACCACGGCGGCGCCCTGGCCGGCCGCGGCCTGGAGATTGCCTGGTGCGACAACCCCACGGACGTCTTCTTCCTCCACGTCCAGGGCTCCGGCCGCATGGTCCTGCCGGACGGCAGCTTCCGCAACGTGCTCTACGCCGGCACCAACAAGCAGCCCTACGCCAGCGTGGGCAGAGTGCTGGTGAACGAAGGCTGGGCCAGCAAGGACGAGATGAGCATGCAGAAGATCCGCGAACTGTTCGCCGCGCATCCGGAGCGCGTGCGCGGGTGGCTGGCTCAGAACCCCAAGTACATCTTCTTCCGCCTGGCCGACGACGGACCGATCGGCTCCATGGGTGCGAAGCTCACGCCGTACGTCAGCGTGGCCTCGGACCGCTCCTTCATCCCCAGCGGCCTGCCCATGGCGCTGGTGGCGCGCCTGCCCGAAGCGCCCGGCCTGGAACCGGTGGTGCTGCACGGCATGATCACAGCCCAGGACACCGGCACCATGGACGGCAACCACCTGGATCTGTTCACCGGATACGGGGAGGAGGCCGCGGCCCGGGCCGGCACCATGCGCGACCGCGCCGCCGTGTACGTGCCGATATCCCGCCGCGCCCTGGGTCTGTAG
- a CDS encoding LemA family protein — MDGPTLALTLVAATLTALAVYAVLAYNRLVALRQRLENAFSQIDVQLVRRHDLIPNLVAAVQGYLTHERELLQEVAQARADASRLLAGWPDHADAEGAGAVGLAESALTAALSRLIGVVEAYPELKAAEQTGRLMEELASTENRVAFARQHFNDSAMLYNSMRESFPTLLVAGSLGFSRAAYLEFADRSIDRPIDVALAPGGGT, encoded by the coding sequence ATGGACGGTCCCACACTCGCCCTGACGCTTGTCGCGGCAACGCTCACCGCGCTGGCCGTGTACGCCGTGCTCGCCTACAACCGGCTCGTGGCGCTGCGTCAGCGGCTGGAGAACGCCTTCTCCCAGATCGACGTGCAGCTCGTGCGCCGGCATGATCTGATTCCCAACCTGGTGGCCGCCGTGCAGGGCTACCTGACCCACGAGCGGGAGCTGCTGCAGGAAGTGGCGCAGGCCCGCGCGGACGCCTCCAGGCTGCTGGCCGGCTGGCCCGACCACGCCGATGCGGAAGGCGCCGGCGCCGTGGGACTTGCCGAGTCCGCCCTCACAGCCGCGCTCTCGCGGCTTATCGGTGTGGTGGAGGCGTACCCGGAACTCAAGGCCGCGGAGCAGACCGGCCGGCTCATGGAGGAGCTCGCCTCCACGGAGAACCGCGTGGCTTTTGCCCGCCAGCACTTCAACGACTCGGCCATGCTCTACAACTCCATGCGTGAGTCCTTCCCCACCCTGCTGGTGGCCGGTTCACTGGGCTTTAGCCGCGCCGCCTACCTGGAGTTCGCCGACCGCTCCATTGACCGACCCATTGATGTCGCTCTCGCCCCCGGCGGCGGGACGTGA
- a CDS encoding DUF2207 domain-containing protein, giving the protein MTRRSGYAPRRASAALACLCLALVLAACWIATPAFAQKTERILDYHSVVQVQTDASIVVTETITAMAQGKDIKRGIYRDFPTEYRGPLGGREVRGFEVLSVRRDGKPEQWHTESRNNGVRVYIGQKSVFLDPGEHTFTLTYRSTGQIGYFEKYDELYWNVTGNFWKFTILHASCVVKLPKGASVLQMAGYTGPVGAKGKDFLSGFDDNGDPKFETTAPLPPGNGLTIAVSWPKGIVVEPSGTQKTLQTLRANLPSVVIILAIAALLLYYYIAWTKVGRDPEKGTPFPRFHPPRGVSPAAARTIMRMGYDNKAFAAAMVNLAVKGYVEITQEEKIFGRSIFTLTRTGRLANECNLSKGEKLAADALFAGSNEIRISPTNRTQIRRANKRLSAFLQLEHEKIHFLTNKKWLIPGILITLATLGLLALTGRQPPVAGFLSIWLAGWTTGVTFLVLSVFKSFRSGSYGAGLFMSVFAIPFVAGELFGLFAYANATSYPAAAGIIVLFLLNAMFYFLLKAPTMEGQAIMDEIEGYKLFLETTEKDRLNVMNPPDVTPEVFEQNLPYAIALDVENEWSERFEGQLERMGQQSSGYSPAWYHGTSGMHGFGAGAFAGSFASAFTSAVATSSSTSGSGGGGSSGGGGGGGGGGGW; this is encoded by the coding sequence ATGACCCGTCGTTCCGGCTATGCCCCGCGCCGAGCATCCGCGGCGCTCGCCTGCCTCTGCCTCGCCCTTGTCCTTGCCGCATGCTGGATCGCAACGCCGGCCTTTGCCCAGAAGACCGAGCGCATCCTCGACTACCACAGCGTGGTGCAGGTGCAGACCGACGCATCCATCGTGGTCACGGAAACCATCACAGCCATGGCCCAGGGCAAGGACATCAAGCGCGGCATCTACCGCGACTTCCCCACCGAGTACCGCGGCCCCCTGGGCGGACGTGAGGTGCGCGGCTTCGAAGTCCTCTCGGTCAGGCGCGACGGCAAGCCCGAGCAGTGGCACACCGAGTCCAGGAACAACGGCGTGCGCGTCTACATCGGCCAGAAAAGCGTCTTCCTCGATCCGGGCGAGCACACCTTCACCCTCACCTACCGCTCCACCGGGCAGATCGGCTATTTTGAGAAATATGACGAGCTCTACTGGAACGTGACCGGCAACTTCTGGAAGTTCACCATCCTGCACGCCTCCTGCGTGGTGAAGCTGCCCAAGGGCGCCTCGGTGCTCCAGATGGCCGGCTACACCGGGCCCGTGGGCGCCAAGGGCAAGGACTTCCTCTCCGGCTTTGACGACAACGGCGATCCGAAGTTCGAGACCACGGCCCCACTGCCTCCGGGCAACGGCCTGACCATCGCCGTGTCCTGGCCAAAGGGCATTGTGGTGGAGCCCAGCGGCACACAGAAGACCCTGCAGACGCTGCGCGCCAACCTGCCCTCGGTGGTCATCATCCTGGCTATCGCCGCGCTGCTTCTCTACTACTACATCGCCTGGACCAAGGTGGGCCGCGACCCGGAAAAGGGCACCCCCTTCCCGCGCTTCCATCCGCCCCGCGGCGTCTCCCCGGCCGCCGCGCGGACCATCATGCGCATGGGATACGACAACAAGGCTTTCGCCGCGGCCATGGTGAACCTGGCTGTAAAGGGCTACGTGGAGATCACCCAGGAGGAGAAGATTTTCGGCCGCAGCATCTTCACCCTGACGCGGACCGGCCGGCTGGCCAACGAGTGCAACCTCTCCAAGGGCGAGAAGCTGGCGGCCGACGCCCTCTTCGCCGGCTCGAACGAGATCCGCATATCCCCGACCAACCGCACCCAGATCCGCAGGGCCAACAAGCGGCTCTCCGCCTTCCTGCAGCTGGAGCACGAGAAAATCCATTTTCTTACCAACAAGAAGTGGCTCATCCCCGGCATCCTCATCACCCTGGCCACGCTGGGCCTCCTCGCGCTCACAGGCCGGCAGCCCCCTGTGGCCGGGTTCCTCTCCATCTGGCTGGCGGGCTGGACCACGGGCGTCACCTTCCTGGTGCTCTCCGTGTTCAAGAGCTTCCGCTCCGGCAGCTACGGCGCGGGCCTGTTCATGAGCGTCTTCGCCATTCCCTTTGTGGCCGGCGAGCTGTTCGGCCTCTTCGCCTACGCCAACGCCACCTCCTACCCGGCAGCCGCAGGCATTATTGTCCTCTTCCTGCTCAACGCCATGTTCTACTTCCTGCTCAAGGCCCCCACCATGGAGGGGCAGGCCATCATGGACGAGATCGAGGGCTACAAGCTCTTCCTGGAGACCACGGAAAAGGACCGCCTGAACGTCATGAACCCGCCGGACGTGACGCCTGAGGTGTTCGAGCAGAACCTGCCCTACGCCATCGCCCTGGACGTGGAGAACGAGTGGTCCGAGCGATTCGAGGGCCAGCTGGAGCGCATGGGCCAGCAGTCCTCGGGCTACTCTCCGGCCTGGTACCACGGAACTTCGGGCATGCACGGCTTCGGCGCAGGCGCATTTGCCGGCTCCTTTGCCAGCGCCTTTACCAGCGCCGTGGCCACATCCTCCTCCACCTCCGGTTCGGGCGGCGGCGGTTCCTCGGGCGGTGGTGGCGGCGGAGGCGGAGGCGGAGGCTGGTAG
- a CDS encoding radical SAM protein: MASKRIQPKLVFADAKGNIYDHPDLLMLCRRGGEFTLPRPDELTPLPEESRLYLLPGRHALGYDPDEGMEAMDETAVAAFVCPGYTVTGVAAWAYMEDEEPPQVLPMFSYAAVGYANGRFYVAAKQVDTDRRQEFANIPDHRIVQGAQALMKKYPDNRLVRHLAGCALESCCPAARNLAIGRFEAPLPTSRRCNARCIGCISLQDEASGFPATQNRLDFTPTPDEILQIMQHHDSRAKKPIHSFGQGCEGEPLTEADIIAEAVRRYREAGGVGTVNVNSNGSLPDAVDKLAEAGIDSIRVSMNSVRPALYHAYYRPRGYTLDDVKESIARARKHGLFISLNFLFFPGVSDTEDEYEALGDLVEQNHVDLIQMRNLNIDPELYVGVAHEALEETGGLGPSMGFINFRKRLKKRCPWLELGYFNPDVRNRPVRKDDEAAEDDLDAAEPKGKEPDES, encoded by the coding sequence ATGGCTTCCAAACGAATACAGCCCAAGCTCGTCTTTGCGGACGCGAAAGGTAACATCTACGACCATCCGGATCTGCTGATGCTGTGCCGTCGCGGCGGCGAGTTTACTCTGCCGCGGCCGGATGAATTGACGCCGTTGCCGGAGGAAAGCCGGCTTTATCTACTGCCTGGACGGCATGCTCTGGGATACGATCCGGATGAAGGAATGGAGGCCATGGACGAGACAGCCGTGGCCGCGTTCGTCTGTCCCGGATACACCGTCACGGGCGTTGCGGCCTGGGCCTACATGGAGGACGAAGAACCGCCGCAGGTCCTGCCCATGTTCTCGTACGCCGCCGTGGGTTACGCCAACGGCCGCTTTTACGTGGCGGCCAAGCAGGTGGACACGGACCGCCGGCAGGAGTTCGCCAACATCCCGGACCACCGCATTGTGCAGGGCGCGCAGGCGTTGATGAAGAAGTATCCGGACAACCGGCTGGTGCGACACCTGGCCGGCTGCGCCCTGGAAAGCTGCTGCCCGGCGGCGCGCAACCTGGCCATCGGCCGGTTCGAGGCTCCCTTGCCCACCTCGCGCCGCTGCAACGCCCGCTGCATTGGCTGCATCTCGCTGCAGGACGAGGCCTCCGGCTTCCCGGCCACCCAGAACAGGCTGGACTTCACCCCCACGCCGGACGAGATTCTGCAGATCATGCAGCACCACGACAGCCGCGCCAAGAAGCCCATCCACTCCTTTGGCCAGGGCTGCGAGGGCGAGCCGCTGACCGAGGCCGACATCATTGCCGAGGCCGTGCGTCGCTATCGCGAAGCTGGCGGCGTGGGCACCGTGAATGTGAACTCCAACGGCAGCCTGCCGGACGCCGTGGACAAGCTGGCCGAGGCCGGCATCGACTCCATCCGCGTGAGCATGAACAGCGTCCGCCCGGCACTGTACCACGCCTACTACCGCCCCCGCGGTTACACCCTGGACGACGTGAAGGAGTCCATAGCCCGCGCGCGCAAGCATGGCCTCTTCATCTCCCTGAACTTCCTGTTCTTCCCGGGGGTGAGCGATACCGAGGACGAGTACGAGGCCCTGGGCGATCTGGTGGAGCAAAACCACGTGGACCTCATCCAGATGCGCAACCTGAACATCGATCCGGAGCTGTACGTGGGCGTGGCGCACGAGGCGCTGGAGGAAACGGGCGGGCTGGGCCCCAGCATGGGATTCATCAACTTCCGCAAGCGATTGAAGAAGCGCTGCCCCTGGCTGGAGCTCGGCTACTTCAACCCGGACGTGCGCAACAGGCCTGTCCGGAAGGATGACGAGGCGGCCGAAGACGATTTGGACGCCGCGGAGCCGAAGGGCAAAGAACCAGACGAGTCCTGA
- a CDS encoding YajQ family cyclic di-GMP-binding protein: MPSMDVVSTVDMQEVDNAINNTTKEVATRYDFRGVETTINLNRKDKKLVLETGDDMKLKALKDMLVAHLVRRSVDPKSLEYKEPEAASGGRLRQEAVIQEGIEKSKAQAIVKAIKATKLKVQPAIQDEQVRVTGKKIDDLQEVIQLLKDQDFGVPLQFVNMKR; the protein is encoded by the coding sequence ATGCCCTCCATGGATGTTGTCAGCACTGTTGATATGCAGGAAGTGGATAACGCCATAAACAACACCACAAAAGAGGTGGCCACCCGCTATGACTTCCGCGGCGTGGAGACCACTATCAACTTGAACCGCAAAGACAAGAAGCTGGTGCTGGAAACCGGCGACGACATGAAGCTGAAAGCGCTCAAGGACATGCTCGTCGCCCACCTGGTGCGCCGCAGTGTGGACCCCAAGAGCCTGGAGTACAAAGAGCCCGAGGCCGCGTCCGGCGGGCGTCTGCGCCAGGAAGCCGTGATTCAGGAAGGCATCGAGAAATCCAAGGCCCAGGCCATCGTCAAGGCCATCAAGGCCACCAAGCTCAAGGTGCAGCCTGCCATCCAGGACGAGCAGGTGCGTGTTACCGGCAAAAAGATCGACGACCTGCAGGAGGTCATACAGTTGCTCAAGGACCAGGACTTCGGCGTGCCCCTGCAGTTCGTGAATATGAAGCGGTAG
- a CDS encoding M48 family metallopeptidase → MTTSMDFFARQEQARRNSGSLIFYFVLAGFGIVAMTCLIVAAVIVIILGTFPSLGDSWLARDFNQIMILTAVLTGGFITGLSLDRIRILRRGGGDALARLLGGSLIPVDTTDPTYRKVLNVVEETSIAAGIPAPPVYILEREEGINAFAAGYRPQTAVIGITKGAAELLDRDEIQGVIAHELSHVLYGDMRLNIRLVGLIHGVTVIGLAGRRMLLRSMGYGVVMARGLRSGHSFLPGVLGGLALMVVGSAGTLVGSLLKASICRQREYLADASAVQFTRNPAGIIGALKKMGGWAIGSQLESSNAEEVSHLFIGQVRGALFRRLFSTHPPLNERIRRIDPGWDGSFPVVDEETRRTLAMASRREVPGLMTLEEGFVLGAHAVGAAEQCRVESSAEPDAIADGVGALETGCLEYARQLIAKTPDSLISATRNPEAARCLVFALLLSHDENIRSGQLDDLLQLTDIRCIDQSAALFEAEGLRHPALRQLLLDMAIPALRRMPQERYAVFKEVVDTLIKADRRLDLSEWMIHRMLLRRIAPFFNASRDVPMYIEGFAPVIRHVETMLSCLAHAGRRIQDPDERRAAAEHAFARGADCLDLSAISLLPRELTGLKELDTALNRLEHLRPSCKKELLKAAAAVILADGFVSTAQGFVLRGVAEGLDLPMPPLLPGQDIPTTT, encoded by the coding sequence ATGACGACCTCCATGGACTTTTTCGCCAGGCAGGAGCAGGCCCGCAGGAACTCCGGCAGCCTGATCTTCTACTTCGTGCTTGCCGGCTTCGGCATCGTAGCCATGACCTGCCTGATCGTGGCCGCTGTCATCGTCATTATCCTGGGCACCTTTCCCTCGCTTGGCGACTCCTGGCTGGCGCGGGACTTCAACCAGATCATGATCCTCACCGCCGTGCTCACCGGCGGCTTCATCACCGGCCTTTCCCTGGACCGCATCCGCATCCTGCGCCGCGGCGGGGGCGACGCCCTGGCCCGGCTTCTGGGCGGCTCGCTCATTCCCGTGGACACCACCGACCCCACCTACCGCAAGGTGCTCAACGTGGTGGAGGAAACGTCCATAGCCGCGGGCATTCCCGCCCCGCCGGTCTACATTCTGGAGCGTGAGGAAGGCATCAACGCCTTTGCCGCCGGCTACCGGCCGCAGACCGCCGTGATCGGCATCACCAAGGGCGCGGCCGAGCTGCTGGACCGTGACGAGATCCAGGGCGTGATCGCGCACGAGCTCTCCCACGTCCTCTATGGCGACATGCGGCTCAACATCCGCCTCGTGGGCCTTATCCACGGCGTCACCGTCATCGGCCTGGCCGGACGGCGCATGCTCCTGCGCTCCATGGGCTACGGCGTTGTCATGGCCCGCGGCCTGCGCAGCGGCCACTCCTTCCTGCCCGGCGTACTGGGCGGTCTGGCCCTCATGGTGGTTGGCTCCGCCGGCACCCTGGTGGGCAGCCTGCTCAAGGCCTCCATCTGCCGCCAACGAGAGTATCTGGCCGACGCCTCGGCCGTGCAGTTCACGCGCAACCCGGCCGGCATCATCGGCGCGCTCAAGAAGATGGGCGGCTGGGCCATCGGCTCCCAGCTGGAAAGCAGCAACGCCGAGGAGGTCAGCCACCTGTTCATCGGGCAGGTGCGCGGCGCGCTCTTCCGCCGGTTGTTCTCCACGCATCCGCCCCTGAACGAGCGCATCCGGCGCATCGATCCCGGCTGGGACGGCTCCTTCCCCGTTGTGGACGAGGAGACCCGCCGCACCCTGGCCATGGCCAGCAGGCGGGAGGTGCCGGGGCTGATGACCCTGGAGGAGGGGTTCGTGCTCGGAGCGCATGCCGTTGGCGCGGCCGAGCAGTGCCGGGTGGAGAGCTCTGCGGAGCCGGACGCCATAGCAGACGGGGTCGGCGCGCTGGAGACCGGCTGCCTGGAGTACGCCCGGCAGCTCATCGCCAAGACTCCGGACAGCCTCATCAGCGCCACGCGCAACCCGGAGGCGGCCCGTTGTCTCGTCTTTGCCCTGCTTCTTTCCCACGACGAGAATATCCGCTCCGGCCAGCTCGACGACCTGCTCCAGCTCACGGACATCCGCTGCATCGACCAGTCCGCGGCATTGTTCGAGGCCGAGGGGCTCAGACATCCCGCCCTGCGCCAGCTCCTGCTGGACATGGCCATACCGGCGCTCCGGCGCATGCCCCAGGAACGCTACGCCGTGTTCAAGGAGGTCGTGGATACCCTCATCAAGGCCGACCGCCGCCTGGACCTTTCAGAGTGGATGATCCACCGCATGCTGCTCCGGCGCATTGCCCCGTTCTTCAATGCCAGCCGCGACGTGCCCATGTACATCGAGGGTTTCGCCCCAGTCATCCGCCACGTGGAGACCATGCTCTCATGCCTGGCCCACGCCGGCCGGCGCATCCAGGACCCTGATGAACGCCGCGCCGCGGCCGAGCACGCCTTTGCCCGGGGCGCGGATTGCCTGGACCTCTCGGCCATCAGCCTGCTGCCGCGGGAGCTGACCGGCCTGAAGGAGCTGGATACGGCCCTCAACAGGCTGGAGCATCTGCGGCCATCCTGCAAAAAGGAGTTGCTGAAAGCGGCCGCTGCCGTCATTCTTGCCGACGGCTTTGTTTCAACGGCGCAGGGCTTTGTTCTGCGCGGGGTGGCCGAGGGGCTTGACCTGCCCATGCCGCCGTTGCTACCCGGACAAGATATTCCTACAACTACTTGA
- a CDS encoding LemA family protein — MILILIVLAVLAALVLYVIAVFNGLVRKRNLVDEAFSGIDVQLKKRTDLIPNLVNTVKGYMEHERGVLEQVTRYRAEAQRAGEQGDMAERAKAEGLLGQALGRLFAVAENYPDLKANQNFLDLQAQLSQVENDIQLARRYYNGTVRNLNIAVESFPSNLVANSFGFSKAEFFELEAESDRAVPKVEF, encoded by the coding sequence ATGATCCTGATCCTTATCGTGCTTGCCGTCCTCGCAGCCCTTGTCTTGTACGTCATCGCCGTGTTCAACGGCCTTGTCCGCAAGCGCAACCTCGTGGACGAGGCGTTCAGCGGCATCGACGTGCAGCTCAAAAAACGCACGGACCTCATTCCCAACCTGGTGAACACCGTGAAGGGCTATATGGAGCACGAACGCGGCGTTCTGGAGCAGGTGACGCGCTACCGCGCCGAGGCCCAGCGCGCCGGCGAGCAGGGTGACATGGCCGAGCGAGCCAAAGCCGAAGGGCTGCTGGGCCAGGCCCTGGGCAGGCTCTTTGCCGTGGCCGAGAACTATCCCGACCTCAAGGCCAATCAGAACTTCCTCGACCTGCAGGCCCAGCTCTCCCAGGTGGAGAACGACATCCAGCTCGCCCGGCGCTACTACAACGGCACCGTGCGCAACCTGAACATTGCGGTGGAGTCCTTCCCCAGCAACCTCGTAGCCAACAGCTTCGGCTTCTCCAAGGCGGAGTTCTTCGAGCTGGAGGCCGAGTCGGACCGCGCGGTGCCCAAGGTCGAGTTCTGA